From a region of the Salinispira pacifica genome:
- a CDS encoding sugar ABC transporter ATP-binding protein has product MEYALRIQGIDKRFPGVHALKNVSFDVRAGSVHSLVGENGAGKSTLMKIISGDQPKDDGVLELFGEQVDFRGPSDSQARGVSMIHQELAVVPYRSVAENIYLGREPRKFGGLLIDYPKLHEQTREILRTIDVNVEPTEIMANLSIAQQQMVEVAKALSLNARVIIMDEPTSSLTDRETEILFRIIRNLKTKGITIIYISHRLEEVFTITDTVTILRDGQTVHTAATEDLSEDEIVRHMVGRELDSFFPKHEAEIGQEVLRVENLTGERFFNASFSVKSGEIVGIAGLVGAGRSEMIRGLMGIDPVYKGKAYFKGVEIRLGSTREMMRRGFAFVPEDRKAEALFPVMSVRDNMVISILERLFRIGIITKSKLVSIGKDYIQRLRIQTPTQMQQIRNLSGGNQQKVIIARCLALNPSVLILDEPTRGIDVGAKSEIHSIVGRLAAQGVGVIMISSELPELLGVADRIIVMKEGRISGEFDRLEATQDAIMQKAAAGGEAS; this is encoded by the coding sequence ACGTATCTTTCGATGTCCGAGCAGGCTCTGTACATTCGCTGGTTGGGGAAAACGGTGCAGGGAAATCCACCCTCATGAAAATCATCTCCGGCGATCAGCCCAAGGATGACGGCGTACTGGAACTCTTCGGTGAACAGGTAGATTTCCGGGGTCCATCAGACTCCCAGGCCAGAGGCGTGAGCATGATCCACCAGGAACTTGCGGTGGTCCCCTACCGCAGTGTTGCGGAAAACATCTACCTGGGAAGGGAACCCCGGAAATTCGGCGGTTTGCTTATCGATTACCCCAAACTTCATGAACAGACCCGGGAGATTCTCCGCACCATCGATGTGAACGTTGAACCAACGGAGATTATGGCCAACCTCTCCATCGCCCAGCAGCAAATGGTTGAAGTCGCCAAGGCGCTGTCGCTGAATGCACGGGTCATTATCATGGATGAACCCACCAGTTCCCTCACCGACCGGGAAACGGAAATCCTGTTTCGCATAATCCGTAATCTGAAAACCAAAGGCATCACCATCATTTATATCTCCCACCGCCTGGAAGAAGTGTTTACCATCACCGATACGGTTACCATATTGCGTGACGGTCAGACGGTGCACACCGCCGCAACGGAAGATCTGAGCGAGGATGAGATCGTGCGCCACATGGTGGGAAGGGAGCTGGACAGTTTCTTTCCCAAGCACGAGGCGGAAATCGGACAGGAAGTGCTGAGAGTTGAAAATCTCACCGGTGAACGGTTCTTCAATGCAAGCTTCAGTGTGAAATCCGGAGAAATTGTAGGCATTGCCGGTCTGGTCGGCGCAGGCCGTTCGGAAATGATCCGGGGGCTGATGGGTATCGATCCCGTATATAAGGGGAAGGCGTACTTCAAGGGCGTAGAGATTCGGCTTGGATCCACCCGGGAGATGATGCGCAGGGGCTTTGCATTTGTGCCTGAAGACCGCAAGGCCGAAGCCCTGTTCCCGGTGATGAGCGTGCGGGATAACATGGTTATATCCATACTTGAACGGCTGTTCCGGATCGGTATTATCACCAAAAGCAAACTGGTATCCATCGGAAAAGATTACATCCAGCGCCTCCGGATACAGACCCCCACCCAGATGCAGCAGATACGCAATCTCTCCGGGGGGAATCAGCAGAAAGTGATTATCGCCCGCTGCCTTGCCCTGAACCCGTCGGTACTGATTCTGGATGAACCCACCCGTGGCATCGATGTGGGAGCCAAGTCGGAGATCCACTCCATCGTCGGCAGGCTGGCAGCCCAGGGAGTGGGAGTGATTATGATATCATCCGAACTGCCCGAGCTTCTGGGAGTGGCGGACCGCATCATCGTTATGAAAGAAGGCCGGATATCCGGAGAGTTTGACCGTTTGGAAGCAACCCAGGACGCCATCATGCAGAAAGCTGCAGCAGGAGGAGAAGCATCATGA